Part of the Flavobacterium sp. MDT1-60 genome, TATAACAACAATAAATGCGCAGGATAATACTATCCCTAAATCCAATGCAGGGATAAAAGGAGGTTATAGTCTGGCAGCGGTAAGCTTTGACGGAGATGGGGAAACCGGACAACGACATGGTTTTCATTTTGGAATTTACGGTGAGTCCTTTATCAGCGAGAGCTTTGCCATACAACCCGAATTACTCTATTCGCAACAGGGCTACAAAATAACAAATAGCAGTGGAACCTTTACTCAAAAGTTAGATTACATTAACCTGCCTTTAATGCTTAAAGCCTATCTCTCTGAAAATTTCTTTTTAGAAGCAGGTCCACAAATTGGATTAGCAGTTTCACATAAAGAAGAATATGACGGACTTTTCAGCAGTTCACAGGAGTATGATCCTAATAGTTTCGATTGGGGACTAAACTTTGGTGGCGG contains:
- a CDS encoding porin family protein, with product MRIKFSIIALLFGAITTINAQDNTIPKSNAGIKGGYSLAAVSFDGDGETGQRHGFHFGIYGESFISESFAIQPELLYSQQGYKITNSSGTFTQKLDYINLPLMLKAYLSENFFLEAGPQIGLAVSHKEEYDGLFSSSQEYDPNSFDWGLNFGGGFKTNSGISLAARYHLGLGDLYDDGKAQNRVWQFSLGFDL